The Anoplolepis gracilipes chromosome 14, ASM4749672v1, whole genome shotgun sequence genome includes a window with the following:
- the LOC140672962 gene encoding protein LZIC: MSSHGKAETDRLRKNLEEQLDRLVQQLEDLEDCRVTLDETDYQESKEDTMEQLREFNESLQRMISGDMTLVNELGAMQLATQAAISAAFQTPAVIRMFGRREPTGLKERLSQIDRDVKLGKLSKEAADRQRGEILSALRQLGEKLEPSELQLLERLSLNNVDTTRYVQVTETAKEGKMALDVVGKEVRATQDT; the protein is encoded by the exons ATGAGTTCTCACGGAAAAGCAGAGACCGACAGGCTCAGAAAGAATTTGGAAGAACAATTGGATCGACTTGTACAACAGTTGGAAGATTTGGAAGATTGCAG AGTTACTCTTGATGAGACAGATTACCAGGAATCGAAAGAGGATACAATGGAACAGCTCCGCGAGTTTAACGAGAGTCTGCAAAGAATGATATCTGGAGATATGACATTGGTTAACGAACTTGGAGCAATGCAATTA gcAACTCAAGCAGCTATCAGCGCAGCCTTCCAAACGCCAGCTGTAATAAGAATGTTTGGTAGGCGTGAGCCCACCGGACTCAAGGAACGTCTCTCCCAAATCGATCGTGACGTAAAACTAGGCAAATTAAGCAAAGAGGCCGCTGATCGCCAACGTGGAGAAATATTAAGCGCTTTGAGGCAACTTGGAGAAAAGTTGGAACCATCTGAATTACAATTATTGGAGCGATTATCCTTGAATAATGTAGATACTACTAGGTACGTACAAGTTACTGAAACAGCGAAAGAAGGTAAAATGGCTCTAGATGTAGTCGGCAAGGAAGTCAGAGCTACGCAAGATACTTGA
- the LOC140672960 gene encoding zinc finger MYND domain-containing protein 11: protein MSVRRKSDSSMTQRVWDTIKTTVHQRSLPSNDRMVRHLARVYGLTEQEAQAELNKAVEDGLVLLKKVPTKNGVEQESYRFPQASTTETDNHDWYCCKCQRAGAVECCEECHRVYHPECHTPSNAKLKICNFCEKINSDAYSDKGDLNHILGFTCGHLKAKLPLEITDRTIVFNNGPIVTPTNGFSGPTWVSEGEDAWRSGILIKHHMDLAIMDAKTSKNEYKNLAEFEADAYNILHNIIIYHGAHSVIGEMGRVMYQDCCYDLQEIRRCADCYRISNEKSEKMWFCIPCNPPHQLVYAKQKGYPYWPAKVMQVNGNVYDVRFFGGHHMRANIEKVFIRPISTTLQSLQVKKSTAWNRAFDELKHHQNLLQKLGKNKEDLNTTEDCTPAKMQKLESSSSKTASHNLSKQLIKDLRVRVERLSSDSNIETQTTNEESNNKEDASETNAENEERQVPCLPVAEDEPAREISSTCPQGLKKEGSQEDMVTSSCQEPRSKCVLVQTEQIQTDGLPAKIKRERRTSEQPTTTALEKLRRELEIEKCKELERLQAEHAIELRQLTDRHLQLVSDIKKKQWCYNCEAEAIYHCCWNTAYCSTDCQQVHWQREHKRVCRRKR, encoded by the exons ATGTCTGTACGTCGCAAAAGCGATTCGTCTATGACTCAACGGGTCTGGGACACAATCAAAACCACAGTACATCAAAGAAGCTTGCCTAGTAATGATCGTATGGTACGGCATTTGGCTCGAGTTTACGGCCTTACGGAACAAGAGGCTCAAGCTGAGCTCAATAAGGCGGTCGAGGACGGTCTTGTATTGTTGAAAAAAGTGCCTACGAAAAACGGCGTCGAGCAGGAAAGTTACAGATTCCCTCAGGCAAGCACAACGGAGACCGATAATCATGACTGGTATTGTTGCAAGTGTCAGCGAGCAGGTGCAGTCGAATGCTGCGAGGAGTGTCACCGAGTCTATCACCCGGAATGCCATACACCTAGTAACGcgaaattaaagatttgtaatttttgcgaG AAAATAAACAGCGATGCATATTCTGATAAGGGCGATCTCAATCACATTCTTGGTTTCACGTGTGGTCATTTGAAAGCTAAATTACCGCTGGAAATCACAGACCGCACCATCGTCTTCAACAATGGTCCGATCGTTACACCTACCAACGGTTTTTCCGGACCAACCTGGGTAAGCGAGGGCGAAGACGCGTGGCGGTCAGGAATTCTAATAAAACATCATATGGATTTGGCAATAATGGATGCAAAAACAAGTAAAAACGAGTACAAAAATCTTGCCGAATTCGAGGCTGACGCGTACAATATTCTGCATAACATCATAATATACCACGGAG CTCACAGCGTAATAGGAGAAATGGGCCGCGTAATGTATCAGGACTGTTGTTACGATCTTCAAGAAATTCGTCGTTGCGCAGATTGTTATCGTATATCGAACGAGAAGTCTGAAAAAATGTGGTTCTGTATACCGTGTAATCCACCTCATCAATTGGTTTACGCGAAACAAAAGGGATACCCATATTGGCCTGCAAAAGTTATGCAAGTCAATGGCAATGTATACGACGTGCGCTTTTTTGGAGGTCATCACATGAGAGCTAACATTGAAAAAGTCTTTATTCGTCCAATCTCTACCACGTTACAAAGTTTACAG gTGAAAAAATCAACAGCTTGGAACAGAGCTTTCGACGAGCTAAAACATCATCAAAACTTGTTACAAAAGTTGGGAAAGAACAAAGAAGACTTAAATACTACAGAGGATTGTACACCTGCAAAGATGCAAAAATTGGAATCGTCGAGTTCGAAAACTGCATCACACAATTTGTCAAAACAACTAATTAAGGACTTGAGAGTAAGAGTCGAACGTCTAAGCTCGGATAGCAATATCGAGACGCAAACTACAAACGAAGAGtcaaataataaagaagatgCTTCGGAAACTAACGCCGAGAACGAAGAAAGACAGGTGCCTTGTTTACCAGTAGCGGAAGACGAACCCGCTAGAGAGATATCGAGTACGTGCCCGCAAGGTTTGAAGAAAGAGGGTTCGCAAGAAGATATGGTCACGTCTAGTTGTCAAGAACCGAGATCGAAATGTGTACTCGTTCAAACGGAACAGATTCAAACAGATGGACTTCCCGCCaag ATCAAGAGGGAGCGCAGAACTTCAGAACAACCGACGACAACGGCGCTAGAAAAATTACGCCGCGAgttagaaattgaaaaatgtaaagaacTGGAGAGATTACAAGCGGAGCACGCAATAGAGCTGCGACAATTAACCGATAGGCACTTACAACTAGTGTCCGACATCAAAAAGAAACAATGG TGTTACAATTGCGAGGCTGAGGCGATATATCATTGTTGTTGGAATACCGCTTACTGCAGTACAGATTGTCAACAGGTGCATTGGCAACGTGAACATAAAAGAGTATGCAGGCGTAAACGTTAA